CGACGAGATCGCGGCGAACGCAGGAATTGATTGCGAACACCAATAGCCTCATGCACGGCGTCACACGCCTGCCGGACGCGTGGACCGCGGCGGCCCGGGAGGTGATTCCACGACCCCGTGGGTAGGGGTACCCGCCGCGGGCCCGAGCTTCCTGAGCGCGGCCCCCGCGTCGAGTGAACGCACCGGACGCCGCACCCGGGCGTGTTCGGCGGTTACCCGCTGGATCAGTTCGTTGACGGGTGCGTGCAGACCGTGCAGGCGCGCCTGGAATACGATTTCGCCGTTGAACCAGTCGGTTTCGACCTCGGTATGGCCACGAGCCACGCTCTGCCAGGTCGAACTCAAGTAGTCGTCGTTGACCCGGCCCTGTAGCAGATCCCCCCGGCGTAGCGCGTCCTGTTCGGCGGTGGCGAACGCGATGCCGGCCGCTGTGAGCACATATTCGGCCTCGGTGCGGGCGCGGGCGATCAACTCGTCGGTGTCAGGTCCGGGGCGGTACGCCGCGATCACGCCGTTGCCGAGATTGGCGATCAGCTTGCGGTATTTCCACGCCACGATGTCATCGCGGACCTGCGAGTGGAAGCACGACTCGCGGAGCGCGGCGGAAATCTGTTCGGTCAGTTCATCATGGCCGGTGGGGTAGCGGCCGAGATCGAGGATCCCCGCGACCGGATGGCTCTGTTGGATCACCACACCGGCGTCGAGATGAGCGGCCGGCAGCATCACCGTGACGCCGTACACATTGGCGAACCTCCGCAGCGCAGCGGCTTCGTTGGCAACCCCGTTCTGCGCTATGAACACCGGTGTCTCCGCCGGGGCGTGTGCACTGAGATCATCGAGGGCAGAGGCGCTTTGGTGGCTCTTGACGGCGAGTATCACGATCGGCTTGGTGGACCAGTCGACCTCTGCGGCGCTCGCCGCGGCGGGCA
The window above is part of the Mycolicibacterium fortuitum subsp. fortuitum genome. Proteins encoded here:
- a CDS encoding ketopantoate reductase family protein; amino-acid sequence: MTTPRPLVVYGVGAVGGVIAARTRLAGFDVTAVARGEHLAAIRARGLTLVTQTGTDAVALPAAASAAEVDWSTKPIVILAVKSHQSASALDDLSAHAPAETPVFIAQNGVANEAAALRRFANVYGVTVMLPAAHLDAGVVIQQSHPVAGILDLGRYPTGHDELTEQISAALRESCFHSQVRDDIVAWKYRKLIANLGNGVIAAYRPGPDTDELIARARTEAEYVLTAAGIAFATAEQDALRRGDLLQGRVNDDYLSSTWQSVARGHTEVETDWFNGEIVFQARLHGLHAPVNELIQRVTAEHARVRRPVRSLDAGAALRKLGPAAGTPTHGVVESPPGPPRSTRPAGV